The Mycolicibacterium flavescens genome has a segment encoding these proteins:
- the pknE_2 gene encoding protein-disulfide isomerase has protein sequence MRFSRALAVLALTLLAAVGCTNHVAGTAKRDPAQAPLKVSEDGFGVVAGFDDAPVKIEIFTEPQCTHCADLQADFGNQLAYYIGVGQLNVTYRPLIFLDEATDGHSSRVSNALFLATGSGATGTQFQRFVEELWANQDPGGRGPSDDEMADMASAAGMPDKAVKRVASGGSAVNIVEMDESNFGFLFDVDPLATGTPTVYDLVAGEKVDIYDNDWLDKLIQS, from the coding sequence ATGCGGTTCTCGCGGGCATTGGCGGTCTTGGCCCTCACCCTGCTCGCCGCCGTCGGCTGCACCAACCATGTCGCAGGCACCGCCAAGCGCGATCCCGCCCAGGCCCCGCTGAAGGTCAGCGAAGACGGTTTCGGAGTGGTGGCCGGATTCGACGACGCACCGGTCAAGATCGAGATCTTCACCGAGCCGCAATGCACCCATTGCGCGGACCTACAAGCCGATTTCGGAAATCAGCTCGCCTACTACATCGGCGTCGGCCAACTCAACGTCACGTACCGGCCGCTGATCTTCCTCGACGAGGCGACCGACGGCCACTCGTCGCGGGTGAGCAATGCGCTGTTCCTCGCCACCGGTAGCGGCGCGACCGGCACCCAGTTCCAGCGGTTCGTCGAAGAGCTGTGGGCCAACCAGGATCCGGGCGGGCGGGGCCCGAGCGACGACGAGATGGCCGACATGGCCAGCGCGGCCGGCATGCCCGACAAGGCCGTGAAGCGGGTTGCCAGTGGCGGATCCGCGGTGAACATCGTCGAGATGGACGAGAGCAACTTCGGCTTTCTGTTCGACGTCGATCCCTTGGCCACCGGCACGCCGACCGTCTACGACCTGGTCGCCGGCGAGAAGGTCGACATCTACGACAACGACTGGCTCGACAAGCTGATTCAGTCCTGA
- a CDS encoding putative transmembrane protein produces the protein MDRLRKPILWTRRFLPRLTADPDESRRQRVFRRIRVGIVIAACLVTLQSVLMVLGAWRNDRQIERHMGVAAAEVLDAGPRRSTIEFVTPDRVTYRPELGVLYPSELETGMNIYVEYDTNDPDLVRVQHRNAALAIIPASSIAVVGWLIASAALAGLTLIERRTSPRPTSDREAELSSAS, from the coding sequence ATGGACCGCCTACGGAAACCGATCCTGTGGACGCGCAGATTCCTGCCCCGGCTGACCGCCGACCCGGACGAGTCGCGCCGTCAGCGAGTGTTCCGCCGCATCCGCGTCGGCATCGTTATCGCGGCATGCCTGGTAACCCTGCAGTCGGTGCTGATGGTGTTGGGCGCATGGCGCAATGACCGCCAGATCGAGCGGCACATGGGCGTCGCCGCCGCTGAGGTGCTCGACGCCGGACCCCGGCGGTCGACGATCGAGTTCGTCACCCCCGACCGCGTCACCTACCGTCCCGAACTCGGTGTGCTCTATCCGTCAGAGCTCGAGACGGGGATGAACATCTACGTCGAATACGACACGAACGACCCGGATCTCGTTCGCGTGCAGCACCGCAACGCAGCGTTGGCCATCATCCCGGCGAGTTCGATCGCGGTAGTCGGCTGGCTGATCGCCAGTGCCGCACTGGCCGGTCTGACGCTGATCGAGCGCAGAACCTCACCGCGTCCGACTTCGGATCGGGAAGCCGAGCTGTCAAGCGCGAGTTGA
- the menD gene encoding 2-succinyl-6-hydroxy-2, 4-cyclohexadiene-1-carboxylate synthase encodes MVNPSTAQARVVVDELIRGGVRDVVLCPGSRNAPLAFALQDADRAGRLRLHVRIDERTAGFLAIGLAIAERAPVCIAMTSGTAVANLGPAVVEANYARVPLVVLSANRPYELLGTGANQTFEQLGYFGTQVRASISLGLAEESPEHLDVLNAQWRSAVCRILVAAKGSRSANAGPVQFDIPLREPLVPDADETVTYVPQGRPGGKPWTYTPPVSFDQPLDIDLTPDTVVIAGHGAGEHPNLAALPTVAEPTAPPADNPLHPFALRLMRPKQVIMLGRPTLHRPVSALLADPSVPVYALTTGPRWPDVSGNSQATGTRAVTTGAPDPAWLARCAEVHRHAMEAVHSQLRAHPLKTGLHVAAAVADAVRPGDQLVLGASNPVRDAALVGLDTHGVKVRSNRGVAGIDGTVSTAIGAALAHERAGGGSGSNRTIALLGDLTFVHDSSGLLIGPTEPTPRNLTIVVSNDNGGGIFELLEQGDPRFSDVSSRIFGTPHDVDVGALCRAYHVESRQLEADDLADALDEPHDGMRVLEVKADRSSLRALHASIKAAL; translated from the coding sequence GTGGTGAACCCCTCGACCGCGCAGGCCCGCGTGGTCGTCGACGAACTGATTCGCGGCGGCGTACGGGACGTCGTGTTGTGCCCCGGATCGCGCAACGCCCCGCTGGCCTTCGCGTTACAGGACGCCGACCGCGCAGGACGGCTTCGGCTGCACGTCCGCATCGACGAGCGCACGGCGGGCTTTCTGGCCATCGGGTTGGCGATCGCCGAGCGCGCCCCGGTCTGCATCGCGATGACGTCGGGGACCGCGGTGGCCAACCTCGGACCCGCGGTGGTGGAGGCCAACTACGCGCGGGTGCCGCTGGTCGTGCTGAGCGCGAACCGCCCCTACGAACTTCTGGGCACCGGCGCGAACCAGACCTTCGAGCAGCTGGGATATTTCGGCACGCAGGTTCGGGCATCGATCAGCCTGGGCCTAGCCGAGGAATCCCCGGAACACCTCGACGTGCTCAACGCGCAGTGGCGTTCGGCGGTATGTCGAATCCTGGTGGCGGCGAAGGGTTCTCGGTCCGCCAACGCGGGCCCCGTGCAGTTCGACATCCCGCTGCGGGAGCCGCTCGTGCCCGATGCCGACGAGACGGTGACCTACGTGCCGCAGGGCAGGCCCGGCGGCAAGCCGTGGACGTACACACCGCCGGTGTCCTTCGACCAGCCGCTCGACATCGACCTGACGCCCGACACCGTCGTGATCGCCGGGCACGGCGCGGGCGAGCATCCGAACCTGGCCGCCCTGCCGACCGTCGCGGAGCCGACCGCGCCACCCGCCGACAACCCGCTGCACCCCTTCGCGCTGCGGCTGATGCGGCCCAAACAGGTCATCATGCTCGGCCGGCCGACATTGCACCGGCCGGTCTCGGCGCTGCTGGCCGACCCGTCGGTGCCGGTGTATGCGCTGACCACGGGTCCGCGCTGGCCCGACGTGTCGGGCAACTCCCAAGCGACCGGCACCCGCGCGGTCACCACGGGCGCACCGGACCCGGCGTGGCTCGCCAGGTGCGCCGAGGTACACCGGCACGCGATGGAGGCGGTCCATTCCCAGTTGCGGGCCCACCCGCTCAAGACCGGGCTGCACGTGGCCGCCGCGGTGGCCGACGCCGTGCGGCCCGGTGACCAGCTGGTGCTGGGGGCGTCGAACCCGGTGCGTGACGCCGCGCTGGTCGGCCTGGACACCCACGGGGTCAAGGTGCGCTCGAACCGCGGTGTCGCGGGTATCGACGGGACGGTGTCGACGGCCATCGGGGCCGCGCTCGCCCACGAGCGCGCCGGTGGGGGGAGCGGGTCGAACCGCACGATCGCGCTGCTCGGTGATCTGACGTTCGTCCACGACAGCTCGGGGTTGTTGATCGGGCCGACGGAGCCGACGCCGCGCAACTTGACCATCGTGGTGTCCAACGACAACGGCGGCGGCATCTTCGAACTGCTCGAACAGGGTGACCCACGGTTCTCCGACGTGTCGTCGCGGATCTTCGGCACCCCCCACGATGTCGACGTGGGCGCGCTCTGCCGGGCGTACCACGTCGAGAGCCGGCAACTCGAGGCCGACGATCTGGCCGACGCGCTCGACGAACCCCACGACGGGATGCGGGTGCTGGAGGTGAAGGCCGACCGGTCGTCGCTGCGGGCGCTGCACGCGTCGATCAAGGCTGCCCTGTGA
- the bpoC_4 gene encoding putative hydrolase or acyltransferase of alpha/beta superfamily yields MRMSCETHDLPKTRTAPRLADLSSVVRVNLAFDDRGSGPSVLFIAGHGGAGRTWHLHQVPEFQRAGYRCITFDNRGVGATENATGFTTETMVADTAALIEKLDAAPVRIVSVSMGSYIAQELMVARPDLVDRAVLMATRGREDRTREFFRSAERELIDSGIELPPMYDAKIRLLENFSPKTLNDDAKVRDWIDMFVMWPTKPTPGGRAQIEVRPQGNRLPAYRSITAPTLVIGFADDLVLPPHLSREVADAIPKGRYLEIPDAGHLGFLEHPEAINKAALDFFADKL; encoded by the coding sequence ATGCGCATGTCATGCGAGACGCACGATCTGCCGAAGACCCGGACCGCGCCTAGGCTCGCGGACTTGAGTAGCGTCGTTCGGGTGAATTTGGCCTTCGACGATCGCGGTAGCGGCCCATCGGTACTGTTCATCGCCGGTCACGGCGGTGCGGGCCGAACCTGGCACCTGCATCAGGTGCCCGAATTCCAGCGCGCCGGTTACCGCTGCATCACATTCGACAACCGCGGGGTGGGCGCCACAGAGAACGCCACCGGCTTCACCACCGAGACGATGGTGGCCGACACGGCGGCGCTGATCGAGAAGCTCGACGCTGCGCCGGTGCGCATCGTGTCGGTGTCGATGGGCTCATACATCGCCCAGGAACTGATGGTGGCCCGGCCCGACCTGGTCGACCGGGCGGTGCTGATGGCCACCCGCGGCCGCGAGGACCGCACCCGCGAATTCTTCCGCAGCGCCGAGCGCGAGTTAATCGACTCTGGAATTGAGCTGCCCCCCATGTACGACGCGAAAATCCGCCTGCTGGAGAATTTCTCGCCCAAGACGCTCAACGACGACGCCAAGGTCCGCGACTGGATCGACATGTTCGTCATGTGGCCCACCAAGCCCACACCCGGCGGGCGCGCGCAGATCGAGGTTCGGCCGCAGGGCAACCGGCTGCCTGCTTACCGAAGTATTACGGCGCCCACACTGGTCATCGGGTTCGCCGACGACCTGGTGTTGCCCCCGCACCTGAGCCGGGAGGTCGCCGACGCGATCCCGAAGGGCCGCTACCTGGAGATTCCCGACGCCGGCCACCTCGGCTTCCTCGAGCATCCCGAGGCGATCAACAAGGCGGCGCTCGATTTCTTCGCCGATAAGCTGTAG
- a CDS encoding 2-polyprenyl-6-methoxyphenol hydroxylase-like oxidoreductase, whose protein sequence is MKIAISGAGVAGPAFAHWMVRAGHDVTLIEKAPTFRTGGYLIDFWGLGYAITQKMGIEDDLHAAGYRVRELRIVDDNGRASARLRVDPLRRALRDRYISLPRGDLAAAIYRTVEHDIETVNSESITALDNRADGVTVAFEHRPPRQFDMVIGADGLHSNVRALALGPDARYEHYLGCQVAACVLDGYRPCDDLVYVTHNVPDRQIGRFTLRGDRTLVLFIFRSPTPTLPTDLDSCKVLLRREFADTGWESARILEALDGVDDIYLDVVSQIRMDKWSTGRVGLIGDAAACVSLLAGEGTGLAIAEAYVLAGELTRAGDDIGAAFEAYENRLRGFIGAKQDGAQRFISFFATRTKLGIWLRNLAVRTFDIPPVGNLVMGRILRDDIVLPEYELPDTKPRR, encoded by the coding sequence ATGAAGATCGCAATCAGCGGCGCCGGTGTCGCCGGACCCGCATTCGCCCACTGGATGGTGCGCGCCGGCCACGACGTCACCCTGATCGAGAAGGCGCCGACCTTTCGCACCGGCGGCTATCTGATCGACTTCTGGGGCCTCGGCTACGCCATCACCCAGAAGATGGGTATCGAGGACGACCTCCATGCGGCCGGCTATCGCGTACGCGAACTGCGCATCGTCGACGACAACGGCCGGGCGTCGGCCCGGCTTCGGGTCGATCCCCTGCGCCGTGCGTTGCGCGACCGCTACATCAGCCTGCCCCGCGGCGACCTGGCGGCTGCGATCTATCGGACCGTCGAGCACGACATCGAGACCGTTAACTCCGAGAGCATCACCGCACTCGACAACCGTGCCGACGGCGTTACGGTCGCGTTCGAACACCGCCCACCACGGCAATTCGATATGGTGATCGGCGCGGACGGGTTGCACTCCAACGTCCGGGCGCTGGCCCTCGGACCGGATGCGCGTTATGAGCACTATCTCGGCTGCCAGGTCGCGGCGTGCGTGCTCGACGGTTACCGACCGTGCGACGATCTAGTGTACGTGACGCACAACGTGCCCGACCGTCAGATCGGCAGGTTCACACTGCGCGGTGACCGCACCCTGGTGCTGTTCATTTTCCGCTCGCCGACACCCACCCTGCCCACAGACCTCGATTCCTGTAAAGTGTTGCTGCGCAGGGAGTTCGCCGACACCGGTTGGGAATCTGCCCGGATTCTCGAGGCCCTCGACGGCGTGGACGATATCTATCTCGACGTGGTCAGCCAGATCCGCATGGACAAATGGTCGACCGGCCGCGTCGGGCTGATCGGCGACGCGGCGGCGTGTGTCTCGCTGTTGGCGGGCGAGGGCACCGGGTTGGCCATCGCCGAGGCTTACGTCCTCGCCGGTGAGCTGACCCGGGCGGGCGACGACATCGGGGCCGCGTTCGAAGCGTACGAGAACCGGTTGCGCGGCTTCATCGGCGCCAAACAGGACGGCGCGCAACGGTTCATCTCCTTCTTCGCGACCCGGACCAAGCTCGGTATCTGGCTGCGCAACTTGGCGGTACGCACCTTCGACATTCCGCCGGTCGGGAACCTGGTGATGGGCCGGATCCTGCGCGACGACATCGTCCTGCCAGAATACGAGCTGCCCGATACGAAGCCGCGACGATGA
- a CDS encoding transcriptional regulator translates to MTHAGTGSNTVAGREEAVPSTKRAVEAKLSELERATRGLLALNVSALEQMEQRIGLAPLRALQSLERLGPSLVTALGDDLGLLPSTASRLSDRLADAGYITRRVAPANRRATLLELTDAGRAVLDELIGLRVEAFGPVIRHMTEADIAALMQGAGAFTAAYQELTERSQAEGR, encoded by the coding sequence ATGACACACGCCGGCACGGGGTCGAATACCGTTGCGGGACGGGAGGAAGCGGTGCCGTCGACCAAGCGGGCCGTCGAGGCCAAACTGTCGGAACTCGAGCGCGCGACCCGCGGGCTACTCGCGCTGAACGTATCCGCGCTCGAGCAGATGGAGCAACGCATCGGGCTCGCGCCGCTGCGCGCGCTGCAGTCCCTGGAGCGGCTGGGCCCGAGCCTGGTCACCGCGTTGGGCGACGACCTGGGACTCCTGCCGTCCACCGCGAGCAGGCTCAGCGACCGCCTCGCCGATGCCGGTTACATCACCCGTCGGGTCGCTCCCGCCAACCGCCGCGCCACGCTGCTCGAGTTGACCGACGCGGGACGCGCGGTGCTCGACGAGCTGATAGGGCTGCGCGTCGAGGCGTTCGGCCCGGTGATCCGGCACATGACAGAGGCGGACATCGCGGCGCTGATGCAAGGCGCGGGCGCCTTCACCGCTGCCTACCAGGAGCTGACCGAGCGGTCACAGGCCGAGGGCCGCTGA
- the ddn_6 gene encoding deazaflavin-dependent nitroreductase family protein — protein MGLGPSRWFLRRIGWRLDRAVINLTNGRVSMSLVMPEVLLTHTGAKTGQQRSTPLTYFTDAGRVIVIASNYGGDRHPAWFHNVKANPRVTLAARGYRGTFIGEEVTGAERDRLFDLAKQFVPNYADYEKRAGKRRIPVVAFTEAA, from the coding sequence ATGGGACTGGGGCCGTCGAGGTGGTTTCTGCGCCGCATCGGATGGCGGCTGGACCGCGCGGTGATCAACCTGACCAACGGCCGCGTATCGATGTCGCTGGTGATGCCCGAGGTGCTGCTGACCCACACCGGCGCGAAGACCGGTCAACAACGCAGTACGCCGCTGACCTACTTCACCGACGCGGGCCGTGTGATCGTCATCGCCTCCAACTACGGCGGCGACCGGCATCCGGCGTGGTTTCACAACGTCAAGGCCAATCCGCGGGTCACGCTGGCCGCACGCGGCTACCGGGGCACCTTCATCGGCGAAGAGGTCACCGGCGCCGAACGGGACCGCCTGTTCGACCTGGCCAAACAGTTCGTGCCGAACTACGCCGACTACGAGAAGCGCGCCGGAAAGCGGCGCATTCCGGTCGTCGCGTTCACCGAAGCGGCGTAG
- the yfkM_2 gene encoding transcriptional regulator containing an amidase domain and an AraC-type DNA-binding HTH domain encodes MTQIAIMVYPGYTALDFIGPYEVLRNLPGAEVRFVWHEPGPIEADSGVLLIGATHSLDETPSPDIILIPGGVSSFEHARDDKVLDWLHTAHETSTWTTSVCSGSVILAAAGLLDGRRATSHWLALPMLKPFGVDTVSDERVVHEGKIVTAAGVSAGIDLGLWLYGQIAGDAKAKAVQLVIEYDPQPPYDSGHLSKASAATKATASALLSRDVVKQGQLASTMALLWNAAVQRVRGKAVAAR; translated from the coding sequence ATGACCCAGATCGCGATCATGGTGTACCCCGGCTACACCGCGCTCGACTTCATCGGACCCTACGAGGTGCTGCGCAACCTACCCGGCGCCGAGGTGCGGTTCGTATGGCATGAACCCGGGCCGATCGAGGCCGACTCGGGCGTGCTGCTCATCGGCGCCACCCATTCGTTAGACGAGACGCCCTCGCCCGACATCATCCTGATCCCCGGCGGGGTGTCGAGCTTCGAGCACGCCCGCGACGACAAGGTGCTCGACTGGCTGCACACGGCCCACGAGACGTCGACGTGGACGACGTCGGTGTGCTCGGGTTCGGTCATCCTCGCCGCGGCGGGTCTGCTCGACGGCCGCCGCGCGACGTCGCACTGGCTGGCGCTGCCGATGCTCAAGCCGTTCGGCGTCGACACGGTCTCCGACGAACGCGTGGTGCACGAGGGCAAGATCGTCACCGCCGCGGGGGTGTCGGCGGGAATCGACCTCGGACTGTGGCTCTACGGGCAGATCGCCGGAGACGCGAAGGCCAAGGCGGTGCAGCTCGTCATCGAATACGACCCGCAGCCGCCCTACGACTCCGGGCACCTGTCGAAGGCGTCGGCCGCCACCAAGGCGACGGCATCGGCGCTGCTGAGCCGCGACGTCGTCAAACAGGGACAGCTCGCCTCGACGATGGCGCTGCTTTGGAACGCCGCTGTGCAACGGGTCCGTGGGAAGGCGGTCGCCGCGCGCTAG
- the marA_2 gene encoding transcriptional regulator containing an amidase domain and an AraC-type DNA-binding HTH domain gives MQGLDAIGPVANTGFMRSVVILGFAGVQALDLVGPFEVFTGASRYLQDKGREGYDAKVVTLDGEPATTGTGLALVAQPLPDPREPIDTLVLPGGIGVHDAKTNLDLVNWIQTVAQNSRRVVTVCTGAFLAAEAGLLDGCTATTHWAFTEQLAREFPTVTVDPEPIFVRSNERIWTAAGVTAGIDLALSLVEDDHGTDAAQTVARWLVMYLRRPGGQTQFAAPVWMPRAKKAPIREVQEAIETEPGGVHSITELARRAAMSPRHFTRLFTEEVGEAPGAYVERIRTEAARRQLEETDDTVTVIAARCGFGSAESLRRNFVRRLDISPDQYRKTFA, from the coding sequence GTGCAGGGCCTAGACGCCATCGGCCCGGTAGCCAACACTGGGTTCATGCGATCGGTGGTGATCCTCGGTTTTGCCGGTGTACAGGCTCTCGACCTGGTCGGTCCCTTCGAGGTGTTCACGGGAGCGTCCCGATATCTGCAGGACAAGGGTCGCGAGGGTTACGACGCCAAGGTGGTGACCCTCGACGGCGAACCCGCGACCACCGGCACGGGTCTCGCGCTTGTCGCCCAACCGCTGCCGGACCCGCGCGAACCGATCGACACCCTCGTCCTTCCCGGCGGCATCGGGGTTCACGACGCCAAGACCAACCTCGACCTGGTCAACTGGATCCAGACCGTCGCGCAGAATTCCCGACGGGTCGTCACCGTGTGCACCGGCGCGTTCCTCGCCGCCGAGGCCGGTCTGCTCGACGGCTGCACCGCCACCACGCACTGGGCCTTCACCGAACAGTTGGCGCGTGAATTCCCGACGGTGACAGTCGATCCCGAGCCGATCTTCGTGCGCAGCAACGAGCGGATATGGACCGCGGCCGGTGTCACCGCGGGCATCGACCTCGCACTGTCGCTCGTCGAGGACGACCACGGCACCGATGCCGCGCAGACGGTCGCGCGCTGGCTCGTCATGTACCTGCGCAGGCCGGGCGGGCAGACGCAGTTCGCCGCGCCGGTGTGGATGCCACGCGCCAAGAAAGCGCCCATCCGCGAGGTGCAGGAAGCCATCGAGACCGAACCCGGTGGCGTGCACAGCATCACGGAATTGGCTCGCCGCGCGGCGATGAGCCCGCGTCACTTCACCCGGTTGTTCACCGAGGAGGTGGGGGAGGCGCCCGGCGCCTACGTCGAGCGGATCCGCACCGAAGCCGCGCGCCGCCAGCTCGAGGAGACCGACGACACCGTCACCGTCATCGCCGCGCGTTGCGGGTTCGGCAGCGCCGAGTCGCTACGGCGCAACTTCGTTCGCCGCCTTGATATTTCACCCGACCAGTATCGCAAGACCTTCGCCTGA
- a CDS encoding transcriptional regulator has protein sequence MRRVRNTDSRTEQEAAILKAAAEEVALVGVGRASMDVIARQAGVSRSTLYRRFPSRDVLITELGRQTFDFAMARLQTVGIDSGAKEAAVAAFCEGLRLLTAEPVMRRFLRLDGDLSAMSGMYDEAQEFLESASAAMARALRAAGATMPDDDLLAVSEMHIRLAASLAQVRTPVLDVTDDDAVRTYALKHLAPLVW, from the coding sequence ATGCGACGGGTCCGCAACACCGACAGCCGCACCGAACAGGAGGCGGCGATCCTCAAGGCGGCCGCCGAGGAGGTGGCGCTCGTCGGCGTCGGCAGGGCCAGCATGGACGTCATCGCGCGGCAAGCAGGCGTCAGCCGCAGCACGTTGTATCGCCGCTTTCCGAGCCGCGACGTGTTGATCACCGAACTCGGAAGGCAGACATTTGATTTCGCGATGGCACGTCTGCAGACCGTCGGCATCGACTCCGGCGCGAAAGAGGCTGCCGTCGCAGCGTTCTGCGAGGGCCTGCGGCTGCTGACCGCCGAACCGGTCATGCGTCGGTTCCTGCGGCTCGACGGTGACCTGTCGGCAATGTCGGGCATGTACGACGAAGCCCAGGAGTTCCTCGAGAGCGCGTCCGCGGCCATGGCCCGGGCGCTGAGGGCCGCGGGCGCGACCATGCCCGACGACGACCTGCTGGCGGTCAGCGAGATGCACATCCGGCTGGCCGCATCGCTGGCCCAGGTACGCACACCGGTGCTCGACGTCACCGACGATGACGCGGTCCGCACCTACGCGCTCAAACACCTCGCCCCGCTGGTGTGGTGA
- the tfdD gene encoding enolase superfamily enzyme related to L-alanine-DL-glutamate epimerase, whose protein sequence is MPQLDDVLDRMHVVALPMRVRFRGITVREVALIEGPAGWGEFGAFLEYEPPEAAHWLASALEAAYEPSPHVRRDRIPINATVPAVDAAQVPEVLARFPGTRTAKVKVAEPGQTLADDTARVNAVRAIVPTVRVDANGGWSVEEAVAAAAALTADGPLEYLEQPCATVAELAELRRRVDVPIAADESIRKAADPLRVVREKAADVAVLKVAPLGGVRALLEIAAQIDIPVVVSSALDSAVGIGRGLLAAAALPDLRHACGLGTGGLFAEDVAEPVPPHDGYLSIGPAVPDPARLSALAAPAERRRWWVDRVRACHPLTR, encoded by the coding sequence ATGCCACAACTCGACGACGTCCTCGACCGCATGCACGTGGTCGCGCTCCCGATGCGGGTGCGCTTTCGCGGCATCACGGTCCGCGAAGTGGCGCTGATCGAGGGCCCGGCAGGGTGGGGCGAGTTCGGTGCGTTCCTCGAATACGAGCCGCCGGAGGCGGCGCACTGGCTGGCGTCGGCGCTGGAGGCGGCCTATGAACCATCGCCGCATGTGCGTCGCGACCGGATCCCGATCAACGCGACCGTGCCCGCCGTCGACGCCGCCCAGGTGCCCGAGGTGTTGGCGCGCTTCCCCGGTACGCGCACCGCGAAGGTCAAGGTCGCCGAGCCGGGGCAGACCTTGGCCGACGACACGGCGCGGGTCAACGCGGTGCGGGCGATCGTGCCGACGGTGCGGGTCGACGCCAACGGAGGCTGGAGCGTCGAGGAAGCGGTCGCTGCGGCGGCGGCGCTGACCGCCGACGGACCGCTGGAATACCTGGAACAGCCGTGTGCCACGGTGGCCGAACTGGCCGAGTTGCGTCGCCGCGTGGACGTCCCGATCGCCGCCGACGAGAGCATCCGCAAGGCCGCCGACCCCCTGCGGGTGGTGCGGGAGAAGGCAGCTGATGTCGCGGTGCTCAAGGTCGCACCGCTGGGCGGTGTGCGCGCACTGCTCGAGATCGCCGCGCAGATCGACATCCCCGTCGTCGTCTCCAGCGCACTGGACTCGGCGGTCGGCATCGGCCGCGGTCTGCTGGCCGCCGCGGCCTTGCCGGACCTGCGCCACGCCTGCGGGCTGGGCACCGGCGGGTTGTTCGCCGAGGACGTCGCCGAACCCGTTCCCCCGCACGACGGATACCTATCGATCGGTCCGGCGGTCCCCGATCCGGCGCGGCTTTCGGCGCTGGCCGCTCCTGCCGAGCGCCGCCGATGGTGGGTCGACAGGGTGCGTGCCTGCCATCCGTTGACACGTTGA
- a CDS encoding tryptophan-rich sensory protein, with product MQLKTLVPSALAVTATAVAGGLASKDSQSLWYAKLRKPPYQPPAQAFPIVWPILYTDIAVTSSATLDELERRGQTEERRRYLAALAINLVLNGSWSWLFFNQGKLATSAVAAGALTLSSADLTRRAVQVRGAQAAPLALYPLWCAFATVLSSHIWFLNRR from the coding sequence GTGCAACTGAAGACACTGGTCCCCTCGGCGCTGGCGGTGACGGCGACGGCGGTTGCCGGCGGCCTGGCCAGTAAGGACTCGCAGTCCCTCTGGTACGCGAAGCTGCGCAAGCCGCCGTATCAGCCACCGGCACAGGCCTTTCCGATCGTATGGCCCATCCTGTACACCGACATCGCCGTTACCTCGTCGGCAACGCTCGATGAGCTCGAGCGCCGTGGTCAGACCGAGGAACGTCGACGCTACCTCGCCGCTCTCGCGATCAACCTGGTGCTCAACGGCAGCTGGTCGTGGCTGTTCTTCAACCAGGGCAAGCTCGCCACGTCGGCGGTGGCGGCGGGCGCACTGACGCTCAGCAGCGCCGACCTCACCCGACGCGCCGTGCAGGTGCGGGGCGCCCAGGCGGCGCCGCTGGCGTTGTATCCGCTGTGGTGTGCGTTCGCGACCGTGCTGTCGTCGCACATCTGGTTCCTGAATCGACGCTGA
- a CDS encoding SOUL heme-binding protein — protein MRLLEIPRQVAESVFSMVGIRVGTEEPHYLTTKLSDQVEVRRYGPRIAAETTVSADEDRARNIGFRRLAGYIFGGNHRDETIAMTAPVSQQAREKIAMTAPVAQAHDGEHSTIRFYMPSKWTMDTLPTPDDDKVRLVEVPGETVAVLRFTGDRSPRAVAERTRELSATLRANGIEAVGPAQSWFYDPPWTLPFRRRNEIAIPVRPDD, from the coding sequence ATGCGGCTACTGGAGATCCCCCGCCAGGTCGCGGAGTCGGTGTTCTCGATGGTCGGGATCCGAGTGGGCACCGAAGAACCGCACTACCTGACCACGAAGCTCTCCGATCAGGTGGAGGTGCGCCGGTACGGCCCCCGGATCGCCGCCGAGACCACCGTGAGCGCCGACGAGGACCGCGCCAGAAACATCGGGTTCCGGCGCCTTGCCGGCTACATCTTCGGTGGCAACCACCGCGACGAGACGATCGCGATGACCGCACCGGTCAGCCAGCAAGCCCGCGAGAAGATCGCGATGACGGCGCCGGTCGCACAAGCCCACGACGGTGAGCACTCGACGATCCGCTTCTACATGCCGTCAAAGTGGACGATGGACACGTTGCCCACTCCGGACGACGATAAGGTGCGGTTGGTGGAGGTGCCGGGCGAAACGGTCGCGGTGCTGCGGTTCACCGGTGACCGTAGTCCGCGCGCGGTCGCCGAGCGCACGCGTGAGCTCTCGGCGACGCTGCGCGCCAACGGAATCGAGGCCGTCGGGCCGGCGCAGTCCTGGTTCTACGACCCGCCGTGGACACTGCCGTTCCGTCGGCGCAACGAGATCGCGATCCCGGTGCGGCCCGACGACTAG